The window GCGCCCGCGAGGCCGACCTCGCCCGCACGATCGAGGCGATCGACGCGGTCAAGGGGGCGCGCGTCCATATCGCCGCCGCCGAACCCAGCCTGTTCGTCCGCGAGGACAAGCCCGCGACCGCGTCGGTGATGCTGACGCTGCAGAACGGCCGCACGCTCAGCGACGGCCAGGTCCAGGCGATCCGCTTCCTAGTCGCCTCGTCGGTCCCCGGCATGAATGCCGAACAGGTGTCGGTGATCGACCAGCGTGGCGCGCTGCTGTCGGACTCGGCGACGTCGAGCGACATGCAGGCGTTCCAGCTGCAGACCCAGATGGAAGACCGTTTCCGCCGCGCCCTCGACAGCCTGCTCGGCCCGATGCTCGGCGCCGGCAATTACAGCGTCGAGGTCCATGCCGACGTCGATATGTCCGAAAGCCAGGCGACACGCGAAAGCTTTCCCGAAAACGACCGCGCGCTGCGCAGCGAGCAGGTGATCCGTTCGGTCAGCGGCCAGGGCAATGCCCCCGCCGTCGGCATCCCCGGCGCGTTGTCGAACCAGCCGCCGCCGGCCTCGACGCTCAATCAGACGCCGACGGGCGCCGCCCCAGCGACGACCGAAACCCAGAGCAACGAAAACGCCCAGCGGGCCTATGAAGTCGGTCGCGAGATTTCGGTGACGCATCGCCCGCAGGGCCAGCTTCGCCGCGTGTCGGTCGCGGTCGCGCTCAACCAGGGTAGCAAGGCGCTGAGCCAGGGCGACCTCGCCAAGATCGACAACCTGGTCAAGGGTGCGATCGGGTTCGACGCGACGCGCGGCGATCAGGTCGCGATCGGCCAGCGTCCGTTCGCCAAGATCGAAGACGCCAGCCCGGCCTTTTACGAACAGGGCTGGTTCATGCCGCTGGTCAAGCAGGTCGGCGCGGTACTCGCCGCGATCCTCGCCTTCTTCTTCATCGGCCGCCCGCTGATCCGCTCGGCGAAGGCCAGGGCCGCGGCCCGCGCCGAACGCGATGCCGCGCTGGAGGAATCGCTGATGGCGAGCGCCGCCAACCAGTCCGCGCTGGGCGCCCCGCGCGCCGGCCGCGAAATCACCCTCGAAATGATCGAGGCGGCGCCGAGCTATGAAGCGCGCGCCAACCTCGTCCGCGAATTCGTCCGCCAGGATTCGGCCCGTGCCGCGATCGTCGTGCGCCAGCTGATGCAGGAGGGCGCCCGTGCCTGAACTCGACACCGCGATCGGAACCGCACCCGCCAAGCCCGCCGTCGAGGGTTCGGCTGCCGCCGCGATCCTGCTGATGCTGCTCGACGAGAGCGACGCCGCGACGATCCTGAAGCACCTCGATCCCGATGAAGTGCGCCA is drawn from Sphingopyxis sp. OPL5 and contains these coding sequences:
- the fliF gene encoding flagellar basal-body MS-ring/collar protein FliF; translation: MAEAQILTPVDDGSANRLPVPVMGGRLAPVQQFIRQPAVQRALPAIATTAAIGIAALAYFATAAAPQTQLFAGLADADKSAVADALTAQGIGHTIDPSTGALTVDADKLHAARIALAGQGLPKASADGSEMIGALPMGASRAIEGETLRGAREADLARTIEAIDAVKGARVHIAAAEPSLFVREDKPATASVMLTLQNGRTLSDGQVQAIRFLVASSVPGMNAEQVSVIDQRGALLSDSATSSDMQAFQLQTQMEDRFRRALDSLLGPMLGAGNYSVEVHADVDMSESQATRESFPENDRALRSEQVIRSVSGQGNAPAVGIPGALSNQPPPASTLNQTPTGAAPATTETQSNENAQRAYEVGREISVTHRPQGQLRRVSVAVALNQGSKALSQGDLAKIDNLVKGAIGFDATRGDQVAIGQRPFAKIEDASPAFYEQGWFMPLVKQVGAVLAAILAFFFIGRPLIRSAKARAAARAERDAALEESLMASAANQSALGAPRAGREITLEMIEAAPSYEARANLVREFVRQDSARAAIVVRQLMQEGARA